A genomic region of Maniola hyperantus chromosome 5, iAphHyp1.2, whole genome shotgun sequence contains the following coding sequences:
- the LOC117982122 gene encoding lysosomal proton-coupled steroid conjugate and bile acid symporter SLC46A3-like — protein MSRETKKLNPEEQPLDENPLKEEEFEKRTFFEKLWDIKSNITVEPIVAGLIIPSMLARIAIQNLNLDKACRVKLNYNDSICDALILREGNLTFYEGEVQKVISSIETWKSVIQTAVPTILVIFMGAWSDRTGNRKVCILLPILGESMVCISNILSTVFFYEISVELTMFLEALFPAITGGWVLVYLGVFSYISDITDEKSRTFRVGLVNLCMTAGVPIGTALSGILLKWWGYYGIFTLSLVIYLITLTYGYVCLKTKTKPGIENEKPKPVALSDLVSLIKETVSVAFKKRDGNTRKKIILTLFVVAIIYGPNHGERIITYMFVRYRLKWDALKYSIYSTYSIITHSLGALFSISVFSKHWGFHDSMLCLISSTSKLVGSLYMAFVYTDLQMFMVPIIEILNATTFTSLRSMASKLVLPEEMGKMNSLFSLVETLAALVFDPTYSALYARTIPVFTGAVYIYSACMTVPAISVLVWLFVRHRRETKLRRREVIKE, from the exons ATGTCTCGGGAAACGAAGAAACTAAATCCCGAAGAACAACCGCTAGATGAAAACCCGCTAAAAGAAGAAGAATTTGAAAAGAGAACCTTTTTTGAGAAACTATGGGATATAAAATCAAATATTACTGTGGAACCAATAGTAGCCGGTCTCATCATACCATCGATGCTGGCTAGGATAGCCATCCAGAACCTTAACTTGGATAAAGCGTGTCGTGTTAAATTGAACTACAATGACAGCATATGCGATGCTTTAATTCTGAGGGAAGGCAACCTTACATTCTACGAAGGTGAAGTCCAGAAAGTTATATCGTCCATTGAAACATGGAAAAGCGTCATACAAACTGCCGTGCCGACTATACTTGTTATATTTATGGGTGCTTGGAGTGATCGTACAGGCAATCGAAAGGTATGCATCCTTTTGCCGATACTTGGTGAATCTATGGTGTGTATAAGCAATATACTCAGTACGGTGTTCTTTTACGAAATCTCAGTTGAATTGACTATGTTTTTGGAGGCTTTGTTCCCAGCTATTACTGGCGGTTGGGTTTTGGTTTACTTGGGGGTGTTTAGCTATATAAGTGACATCACTGATGAGAAGTCGAGGACTTTCCGCGTTGGGCTGGTTAACTTGTGCATGACTGCTGGAGTCCCGATCGGAACGGCTTTGAGTGGAATATTGTTGAAATGGTGGGGCTACTATGGAATATTCACGCTGTCTTTGGTCATTTATTTGATTACTTTAACGTATGGGTACGTTTGTTTGAAGACGAAAACTAAACCTGGAATAGAGAATGAAAAG CCCAAACCAGTTGCTTTATCTGATTTAGTATCTTTAATAAAGGAGACAGTTAGCGTAGCTTTCAAAAAAAGAGATGGAAACACGAGAAAGAAAATCATTCTGACTCTATTCGTTGTGGCTATTATATACGGACCAAATCATG GCGAGAGGATAATCACATACATGTTTGTGAGATATCGACTTAAATGGGATGCTTTGAAATACAGTATCTACTCCACTTACAGTATTATAACGCATTCCCTAG GTGCCCTGTTTTCCATTAGCGTGTTCAGCAAGCACTGGGGATTCCACGACTCTATGCTCTGCCTCATCTCCAGCACAAGCAAACTAGTGGGTTCCCTATACATGGCCTTTGTCTACACGGACCTCCAAATGTTTATGG TCCCTATAATTGAGATTCTGAACGCGACCACGTTCACCTCGCTCCGATCAATGGCCTCTAAGCTGGTGCTCCCCGAGGAGATGG GGAAAATGAACTCTCTCTTCAGTCTGGTGGAGACGTTGGCGGCGCTAGTATTCGACCCCACGTACTCCGCGCTGTATGCCCGTACTATCCCCGTTTTCACCGGCGCGGTGTACATCTATAGCGCCTGCATGACTGTGCCGGCTATCAGCGTTTTGGT GTGGCTCTTCGTGCGGCACCGACGAGAAACGAAACTTAGGCGGCGTGAGGTGATAAAGGAATAA
- the LOC117982598 gene encoding lysosomal proton-coupled steroid conjugate and bile acid symporter SLC46A3-like — translation MATTDEEPLKKQQNTKDTTKKTLKEKILYIKDNITIEPVFVMYVVTGTLGKLATQNLNLDKACRVNLKYGDKVCDALIAKEGAMYQQEELAIQELVASMEAWKNLILTAIPSLFILFIGAWSDRTGNRKICILLPIVGELLLCLSCILNVYYFKELPVQVAMFFEAFFPAITGGWTTFSMGGFSYISEISSEETRTFRVGLTSLCVTAGGPIGTSFSGILLKYTGYYGVFTTCSLLFCFCIGLGMLCIKHPEKALDTKEKDKVGFGGFLKSFFDINHVKDTMIVAFKSGPNQRRTKSILVLISVVFIYGPLNGEAMIRYLFTRFRFNWDAVKFSIYNTFNIAIHAIGTVVAISLFSRKWQWGDPVLGLISSASKIMGALATGLSRNPSDMYTAAVIEMFNGISFTSLRSMSSKLVSSDELGKMISVFNLTEMLTCMVFGPVYSWIYMVSLKIDSGILFYCSIVLTVPPVIVYSWFYRQDKKDAVKNKIEIISDKERDSDQEFKSKNEPE, via the exons ATGGCAACAACAGATGAAGAacctttaaaaaaacaacaaaacacaaaagatacaacaaaaaaaacattaaaagagaaaatattatatatcaaaGATAACATAACAATAGAACCtgtttttgtgatgtatgtTGTCACTGGTACCTTAGGAAAATTAGCCACACAAAATTTGAATCTCGATAAAGCTTGTAGAGTCAACTTAAAATATGGTGACAAAGTGTGCGATGCTCTGATTGCAAAAGAAGGAGCGATGTACCAGCAGGAAGAACTGGCTATACAGGAGCTTGTTGCGTCAATGGAAGCGTGGaagaatttaattttaaccGCAATTCCAAGTTTGTTTATTCTGTTTATAGGAGCGTGGAGTGACAGAACTGGGAATAGAAAAATATGTATTCTACTGCCAATAGTCGGAGAATTACTCTTGTGTTTGAGTTGCATACTTAACGTATACTATTTCAAGGAGCTACCAGTACAAGTGGCTATGTTCTTTGAAGCATTTTTTCCAGCAATAACCGGTGGATGGACCACGTTTTCCATGGGAGGTTTTAGTTACATTAGTGAAATATCTAGTGAAGAAACAAGAACGTTTAGAGTGGGTCTTACAAGTCTTTGTGTAACTGCCGGAGGGCCTATCGGGACGTCCTTTAGTGGtatattgttaaaatatacTGGATATTATGGAGTTTTTACAACATGTAGTCTCTTGTTTTGCTTTTGTATTGGTTTAGGAATGCTTTGCATTAAACATCCTGAAAAAGCATTAGATACCAAAGAAAAG gatAAAGTTGGCTTTGGTGGATTTCTAAAGTCATTTTTTGATATTAATCATGTCAAAGATACTATGATTGTTGCATTCAAATCAGGACCTAATCAGCGAAGAACAAAATCTATTCTTGTCTTGATTTCTGTTGTTTTTATATATGGACCATTGAACG gagaggcCATGATACGGTACCTATTCACTCGGTTCCGCTTCAACTGGGATGCTGTCAAATTcagcatttataatactttCAACATTGCCATACACGCGATCG GCACCGTAGTCGCAATCAGTTTATTTAGTCGGAAATGGCAATGGGGAGATCCAGTACTTGGTCTCATATCAAGTGCTAGCAAAATCATGGGTGCTCTAGCAACAGGTCTTTCTAGAAATCCCTCGGATATGTACACTG ctgcaGTTATAGAAATGTTCAACGGGATTTCCTTTACCTCTTTAAGATCAATGTCGTCTAAGCTTGTTTCCAGTGATGAATTGG gGAAAATGATTTCGGTGTTCAATTTAACAGAGATGTTAACGTGCATGGTGTTTGGGCCCGTGTATTCGTGGATATACATGGTGTCTCTAAAAATCGATTCTGGCATTCTTTTTTACTGTAGCATTGTGCTGACGGTGCCACCTGTTATCGTTTACAG TTGGTTCTACAGACAAGACAAAAAGGACGCAGTCAAAAACAAGATTGAAATTATAAGCGATAAAGAAAGAGACTCTGATCAAGaatttaaatctaaaaatgAACCCGAATGA